CCCATCATTTCGCGGCGCATGAACCACAGAATGCCGCCCAGCATCAGCACCGGCAGCAGCAGGCTCAGCGCATCGCGCGTGTGATCGACCACCTCGGTCCAGCGCGCGCCCGCGGTACGCACATCGGCGTCCGGCAGCCAGACGAGCTGATATGACGATGCGCTGCCCGGTTTCAGATCGCCGAGCAGCAGCGCATTCGAGAATGTGCCGTTATGGTCGGCGACATAGTATTTTTCGCCGTGCAGCGTCGACACGAGAATCGCATTGCGGCTGAGGCCAATAGCCGCGACATTGTGGTCCCGCACATCGCGCAGCATGTCCGACGCGTTCTTTTCACGGAGCGTCCAAGCCGATGAATTCGCGCGCATCTGGCTGGCGATGCCGCCCAGGGCCTGGGCCGACGCTTGCGTCAGATGCTGCTCGTGCCGCCAATGCAGGAATGTGAAGGTAGCGGCCAGCGCGGACGCAAGCACGCCAAGGGTCACGTATCGGCCGATACGCGACCAAAGTGAATTCCTTACCGGTTTCATCAGTCGATTCCTGAAAGGCCCGCTACGTGGCGGCGCCGGAGTGAGTCTGCAGAGAGGATGGCACGCGCGCGCGGCGTTCGTGCGGAGAGGTGCCGGATGCCTCGCGTGTCTGGCTCGCACGGCATTGCCCGGCTATCGAAATAAGGCAGTCTTACCGGCACCTTTACCGGCACTTTTACCAATAGAAACGAAGACTGCGAATATTCAGCAATGCGAACACGACCCTTATTAACCGCACTGCACCCTCGCTATTATGCCGGGACTCGACGATACGTAAAAATCTGAGCAAAGCGCGAATTCCGGTCAATTCGACGTTTTGCGAGCCTGCGCGTCTTCGGATTGCCGGCGGGTACGGACTTTGCAACGGCAAACACACGTCCGTGCATCGGGTCGCACGGTGTCCCCAACCGACGGAGGTCACATCATGCTGTATTACGCACTGGTCTTCTTCATCATCGCGATCATTGCGGCCGCGCTGGGCTTCGGCGGCATCGCGGCAGGCGCCGCCAGCATTGCAAAAGTGCTGTTCTTTATCTTCCTCATCATCTTCCTCGTCACGCTGGTCATGGGTGTGATGCGACGTTGACGAGGCGGGCCCCGGTAAAAGAAACGCAGCCCGGATTCACGCAGTGAGTCCGGGCTGTTCTGTTTGCGCGTTCGCAGATGAAGCGGCGGTGTGGCACCTTAGCGCGAATGCGATTTAAAGGCCTCGCCTTGCATGCCGGCGCGATCGACCGCGGCAATGCGATTGCGGCCATTTTCCTTCGCGTGATAAAGCTGCGCGTCGATCAGATTGATAAACGTGGTTTTGTCAGTGCGCGCGTGCGGCACGATCGTGCCGACGCCGAAGCTCGCCGTCACGCGTTGCTGATGCGGCGAGCGCACGTGCGCAATCGCTTCGTCCGCGATCAGCGCGCGGCAATGTTCGGCAATTTTGACAGCCGTGTCGGCTTCGGTATTGGCCAGCACGAGCACGAACTCTTCGCCGCCGAAGCGGCCAAGAAAGTGATCGGGGCCCGCGGCTTTCGACAGCACGCGCGCGACGCGCTTCAGGCATTCGTCGCCCTGCAGGTGTCCGTAATAGTCGTTGTACGACTTGAAGAAGTCGATATCGATCATGATCACCGACAACGCGCGGCC
The genomic region above belongs to Paraburkholderia edwinii and contains:
- a CDS encoding DUF1328 family protein gives rise to the protein MLYYALVFFIIAIIAAALGFGGIAAGAASIAKVLFFIFLIIFLVTLVMGVMRR